One part of the Ursus arctos isolate Adak ecotype North America unplaced genomic scaffold, UrsArc2.0 scaffold_14, whole genome shotgun sequence genome encodes these proteins:
- the LOC113248935 gene encoding olfactory receptor-like protein OLF4: LSFVDICSSSTIIPKMLMNTQTQSRLITYEGCLCQIYFFMLFAGLDIYLLTVMAYDRFVAICHPLHYTVIMNPQLCRLLVLISWIMSILHALLQTLMILWLSFCTKVEIPHFFCELNQMIQLACSYTFLNNMVMYFAVVFMAGGPFIGILYSYSKIVSSILRISSVQGKYKTFSTCASHLSIVSLFYCMGLGVYLSSAATQSSHASAVASVMYAVVTPMLNPFICSLRNKDIKEALMRFSGMAALKGSTVQG; the protein is encoded by the coding sequence ctgtcctttgtagacatctgttccAGCTCTACCATCATCCCCAAGATGCTGATGAACACCCAGACTCAAAGCAGACTGATCACTTATGAAGGCTGCCTCTgccagatatatttttttatgctCTTTGCGGGATTAGACATCTATCTCCTGACTGTAATGGCttatgaccgctttgtggccatctgtcaccccctgcactacacggtcatcatgaacccccagcTCTGCAGACTGTTGGTTCTTATATCCTGGATCATGAGCATCCTGCATGCCTTGTTACAAACCTTAATGATATTGTGGCTGTCCTTCTGTACAAAGGTGGAAAttccccactttttctgtgaactcaatcagatgaTCCAACTGGCCTGTTCTTACACCTTTCTTAATAACATGGTGATGTATTTTGCAGTTGTGTTTATGGCTGGTGGTCCCTTCATTGGGATCCTatactcttactctaagatagttTCTTCCATCCTAAGGATCTCATCAGTTCAGGGGAAGTATAAaacattttccacctgtgcatctcacctctccattgtctccttattttattgtatgggcctaggagtgtaccttagctctgctgctacccagagctcccatgcaagtgcagtggcctcggtgatgtatgctgtggtcacccccatgctgaaccccttcatctgcAGCCTGAGGAACAAAGACATTAAGGAGGCTCTGATGAGATTCTCTGGGATGGCAGCTCTGAAAGGGTCAACTGTCCAGGGTTAA